One window from the genome of Gadus morhua chromosome 16, gadMor3.0, whole genome shotgun sequence encodes:
- the picalmb gene encoding phosphatidylinositol binding clathrin assembly protein b isoform X2, which yields MSGQSITDRITAAQHSVTGSAVSKTVCKATTHEIMGPKKKHLDYLIHCTNEMNVNIPQLADSLFERTTNTSWVVVFKSLITTQHLMVYGNERFVQYLASRNTLFNLSNFLDKSGLQGYDMSTFIRRYSRYLNEKAVSYRQVAFDFTKVKRGVDGVMRMMNTEKLLKTIPIIQNQMDALLDFNVSSVNANELTNGVINAAFMLLFKDSIRLFAAYNEGIINLLEKYFDMKKTQCKEGLDIYKKFLTRMTRISEFLKVAEQVGIDRGDIPDLSQFTVCAPSSLLEALEQHLASLEGKKVKDSTAASRASTLSNAVSSLASTGMSFTKVDEREKQAALEEEQARLKALKRLKELSKRPSFATTDTSPVSTTGGTISTAPAIDLFSTPSCSNGALKMESDLFDLQSTFQPSMQSGSAGLPVATAWADPFTSAEAGDDSMPNLNPFLSKIVVDAAHIPVVSSDGVSFPSRTSAHEMFGDRYNPFIDTNSSVSTNYKRTVRIEHSMSDSFCGPAPGPQHHHQPPYPTESSAVAGLFRGYSTPQPASQQPTPSGGLQVDFESVFGAKAAGGNVLVSDDISGSILKPTLAGSSQGLCSMTNQDRLVSDDLDSSLANLVGNLGIGNGTSKNDIHWSQPGEKRLTGGTNWQPKAAPSTTWNPVSMPTSVMAYPATTPTNMMGYGMPPPMGSMGMMTQSTMMYSQPIMRPPNPFGSVSSAQPSAASSPSSQSPLRAPGQDPFAQLSLKDFL from the exons ATGTCGGGGCAGAGCATTACGGACCGGATCACCGCAGCCCAGCACAGTGTAACGGGCTCGGCTGTGTCCAAAACAGTATGCAAGGCCACGACCCACGAAATCATGGGTcccaaaaagaaacatttggact ATCTGATCCACTGCACCAACGAGATGAATGTGAACATTCCTCAGCTGGCGGACTCACTGTTTGAGCggaccaccaacaccagctgGGTGGTGGTCTTCAAGTCCCTCATCACCACACAACACCTCATGGTCTATGGCAATGAG CGTTTTGTCCAGTACTTGGCTTCAAGGAATACATTGTTCAACCTCAGTAATTTTTTGGATAAAAGTGGGCTACAAG GGTATGACATGTCCACATTTATCCGGAGGTATAGTCGCTACCTCAACGAGAAGGCAGTCTCCTATCGACAGGTGGCCTTTGACTTCACCAAAGTAAAGCGAGG GGTGGATGgagtgatgaggatgatgaacaCAGAAAAGCTGCTCAAGACCATCCCTATCATCCAGAACCAGATGGATGCCCTACTGGACTTCAACGTGAGTAGT GTCAATGCCAATGAGCTCACTAATGGAGTCATCAATGCTGCGTTCATGCTCCTGTTCAAAGACTCAATCCGGCTCTTCGCTGCGTACAACGAAGGGATTATCAACCTGCTTG AAAAATACTTTGACATGAAGAAGACCCAGTGTAAAGAAGGCTTGGACATCTACAAGAAGTTTCTCACCAGAATGACCCGGATATCAGAGTTCCTCAAAGTAGCGGAG CAGGTGGGAATTGATCGAGGGGACATTCCGGATCTTTCTCAG TTCACAGTTTGT GCTCCCAGCAGTCTCCTGGAAGCCCTGGAGCAGCACTTGGCCTCCTTAGAGGGCAAGAAGGTCAAAGACTCCACCGCTGCCAGCAG GGCGAGCACCCTGTCCAACGCGGTGTCGTCTCTAGCGAGCACGGGGATGTCGTTCACTAAGGTAGACGAGCGGGAGAAGCAAGCGGCTCTGGAGGAAGAGCAGGCTCGGCTCAAAGCGCTTAAG AGGCTGAAGGAGCTGTCTAAGAGGCCCTCTTTCGCCACGACCGACACGTCGCCCGTCTCCACCACAGGGGGCACCATCAGCACAGCCCCGGCCATCGACCTCTTCTCCACCCCCAGCTGCTCCAACGG TGCTCTGAAGATGGAGAGCGACCTGTTCGACCTGCAGTCCACCTTCCAGCCCTCCATGCAGTCTGGCTCTGCGGGCCTCCCAGTAGCGACTGCCTGGGCAG ATCCTTTCACCTCTGCCGAAGCTGGGGACGACTCCATGCCAAACCTTAACCCTTTCCTCTCAAAAATCGTTGTCGATGCCGCGCACATACCTGTCGTGTCTTCGGACGGTGTTAGCTTTCCCTCTAGGACGTCCGCCCATGAAATGTTTGGCG ATCGTTACAATCCCTTTATTGACACAAACTCGTCCGTTTCAACCAATTACAAACGTACAGTGCGGATAGAACACTCCATGTCAG ACTCCTTCTGTGGTCCAGCGCCAGgtccccagcaccaccaccagcctcccTACCCCACCGAGTCCTCTGCCGTAGCAGGTCTATTCAGAG GGTACTCCACGCCACAGCCTGCCTCCCAGCAGCCCACCCCGTCCGGGGGCCTGCAGGTCGACTTTGAGTCGGTGTTTGGAGCCAAAGCGGCCGGCGGCAACGTCCTGGTTTCTGACG ATATCTCCGGGAGCATCCTGAAGCCAACTCTTGCGGGGTCCAGCCAGGGTCTGTGTTCCATGACGAACCAAGACCGGCTGGTGTCAGACGACCTTGACTCCTCCCTGGCTAACCTCGTGGGCA ACCTCGGCATCGGAAATGGAACCTCGAAAAA TGACATCCACTGGAGTCAGCCGGGGGAGAAGAGGCTGACGGGAGGCACCAACTGGCAGCCCAAGGCTGCGCCCTCCACGACCTGGAACCCCGTCTCCATG CCCACGTCTGTCATGGCCTACCCCGCCACGACGCCAACGAACATGATGGGATACGGCATG CCCCCACCCATGGGCTCCATGGGGATGATGACCCAATCCACCATGATGTACAGCCAGCCCATCATGCGGCCCCCTAACCCATTCGGCTCTGTGTCCAGCGCGCAG CCTTCTGCGGCCTCTAGTCCCTCCAGCCAGAGTCCTCTCCGCGCTCCGGGACAGGACCCATTTGCACAGCTCTCTCTCAAGGATTTCTTGTAG
- the picalmb gene encoding phosphatidylinositol binding clathrin assembly protein b isoform X13, translating into MSGQSITDRITAAQHSVTGSAVSKTVCKATTHEIMGPKKKHLDYLIHCTNEMNVNIPQLADSLFERTTNTSWVVVFKSLITTQHLMVYGNERFVQYLASRNTLFNLSNFLDKSGLQGYDMSTFIRRYSRYLNEKAVSYRQVAFDFTKVKRGVDGVMRMMNTEKLLKTIPIIQNQMDALLDFNVNANELTNGVINAAFMLLFKDSIRLFAAYNEGIINLLEKYFDMKKTQCKEGLDIYKKFLTRMTRISEFLKVAEQVGIDRGDIPDLSQFTVCAPSSLLEALEQHLASLEGKKVKDSTAASRASTLSNAVSSLASTGMSFTKVDEREKQAALEEEQARLKALKEQRLKELSKRPSFATTDTSPVSTTGGTISTAPAIDLFSTPSCSNGALKMESDLFDLQSTFQPSMQSGSAGLPVATAWADSFCGPAPGPQHHHQPPYPTESSAVAGLFRGYSTPQPASQQPTPSGGLQVDFESVFGAKAAGGNVLVSDDISGSILKPTLAGSSQGLCSMTNQDRLVSDDLDSSLANLVGNLGIGNGTSKNDIHWSQPGEKRLTGGTNWQPKAAPSTTWNPVSMPTSVMAYPATTPTNMMGYGMPPPMGSMGMMTQSTMMYSQPIMRPPNPFGSVSSAQPSAASSPSSQSPLRAPGQDPFAQLSLKDFL; encoded by the exons ATGTCGGGGCAGAGCATTACGGACCGGATCACCGCAGCCCAGCACAGTGTAACGGGCTCGGCTGTGTCCAAAACAGTATGCAAGGCCACGACCCACGAAATCATGGGTcccaaaaagaaacatttggact ATCTGATCCACTGCACCAACGAGATGAATGTGAACATTCCTCAGCTGGCGGACTCACTGTTTGAGCggaccaccaacaccagctgGGTGGTGGTCTTCAAGTCCCTCATCACCACACAACACCTCATGGTCTATGGCAATGAG CGTTTTGTCCAGTACTTGGCTTCAAGGAATACATTGTTCAACCTCAGTAATTTTTTGGATAAAAGTGGGCTACAAG GGTATGACATGTCCACATTTATCCGGAGGTATAGTCGCTACCTCAACGAGAAGGCAGTCTCCTATCGACAGGTGGCCTTTGACTTCACCAAAGTAAAGCGAGG GGTGGATGgagtgatgaggatgatgaacaCAGAAAAGCTGCTCAAGACCATCCCTATCATCCAGAACCAGATGGATGCCCTACTGGACTTCAAC GTCAATGCCAATGAGCTCACTAATGGAGTCATCAATGCTGCGTTCATGCTCCTGTTCAAAGACTCAATCCGGCTCTTCGCTGCGTACAACGAAGGGATTATCAACCTGCTTG AAAAATACTTTGACATGAAGAAGACCCAGTGTAAAGAAGGCTTGGACATCTACAAGAAGTTTCTCACCAGAATGACCCGGATATCAGAGTTCCTCAAAGTAGCGGAG CAGGTGGGAATTGATCGAGGGGACATTCCGGATCTTTCTCAG TTCACAGTTTGT GCTCCCAGCAGTCTCCTGGAAGCCCTGGAGCAGCACTTGGCCTCCTTAGAGGGCAAGAAGGTCAAAGACTCCACCGCTGCCAGCAG GGCGAGCACCCTGTCCAACGCGGTGTCGTCTCTAGCGAGCACGGGGATGTCGTTCACTAAGGTAGACGAGCGGGAGAAGCAAGCGGCTCTGGAGGAAGAGCAGGCTCGGCTCAAAGCGCTTAAG GAACAGAGGCTGAAGGAGCTGTCTAAGAGGCCCTCTTTCGCCACGACCGACACGTCGCCCGTCTCCACCACAGGGGGCACCATCAGCACAGCCCCGGCCATCGACCTCTTCTCCACCCCCAGCTGCTCCAACGG TGCTCTGAAGATGGAGAGCGACCTGTTCGACCTGCAGTCCACCTTCCAGCCCTCCATGCAGTCTGGCTCTGCGGGCCTCCCAGTAGCGACTGCCTGGGCAG ACTCCTTCTGTGGTCCAGCGCCAGgtccccagcaccaccaccagcctcccTACCCCACCGAGTCCTCTGCCGTAGCAGGTCTATTCAGAG GGTACTCCACGCCACAGCCTGCCTCCCAGCAGCCCACCCCGTCCGGGGGCCTGCAGGTCGACTTTGAGTCGGTGTTTGGAGCCAAAGCGGCCGGCGGCAACGTCCTGGTTTCTGACG ATATCTCCGGGAGCATCCTGAAGCCAACTCTTGCGGGGTCCAGCCAGGGTCTGTGTTCCATGACGAACCAAGACCGGCTGGTGTCAGACGACCTTGACTCCTCCCTGGCTAACCTCGTGGGCA ACCTCGGCATCGGAAATGGAACCTCGAAAAA TGACATCCACTGGAGTCAGCCGGGGGAGAAGAGGCTGACGGGAGGCACCAACTGGCAGCCCAAGGCTGCGCCCTCCACGACCTGGAACCCCGTCTCCATG CCCACGTCTGTCATGGCCTACCCCGCCACGACGCCAACGAACATGATGGGATACGGCATG CCCCCACCCATGGGCTCCATGGGGATGATGACCCAATCCACCATGATGTACAGCCAGCCCATCATGCGGCCCCCTAACCCATTCGGCTCTGTGTCCAGCGCGCAG CCTTCTGCGGCCTCTAGTCCCTCCAGCCAGAGTCCTCTCCGCGCTCCGGGACAGGACCCATTTGCACAGCTCTCTCTCAAGGATTTCTTGTAG
- the picalmb gene encoding phosphatidylinositol binding clathrin assembly protein b isoform X11 gives MSGQSITDRITAAQHSVTGSAVSKTVCKATTHEIMGPKKKHLDYLIHCTNEMNVNIPQLADSLFERTTNTSWVVVFKSLITTQHLMVYGNERFVQYLASRNTLFNLSNFLDKSGLQGYDMSTFIRRYSRYLNEKAVSYRQVAFDFTKVKRGVDGVMRMMNTEKLLKTIPIIQNQMDALLDFNVNANELTNGVINAAFMLLFKDSIRLFAAYNEGIINLLEKYFDMKKTQCKEGLDIYKKFLTRMTRISEFLKVAEQVGIDRGDIPDLSQAPSSLLEALEQHLASLEGKKVKDSTAASRASTLSNAVSSLASTGMSFTKVDEREKQAALEEEQARLKALKEQRLKELSKRPSFATTDTSPVSTTGGTISTAPAIDLFSTPSCSNGALKMESDLFDLQSTFQPSMQSGSAGLPVATAWADPFTSAEAGDDSMPNLNPFLSKIVVDAAHIPVVSSDGVSFPSRTSAHEMFGGYSTPQPASQQPTPSGGLQVDFESVFGAKAAGGNVLVSDDISGSILKPTLAGSSQGLCSMTNQDRLVSDDLDSSLANLVGNLGIGNGTSKNDIHWSQPGEKRLTGGTNWQPKAAPSTTWNPVSMPTSVMAYPATTPTNMMGYGMPPPMGSMGMMTQSTMMYSQPIMRPPNPFGSVSSAQPSAASSPSSQSPLRAPGQDPFAQLSLKDFL, from the exons ATGTCGGGGCAGAGCATTACGGACCGGATCACCGCAGCCCAGCACAGTGTAACGGGCTCGGCTGTGTCCAAAACAGTATGCAAGGCCACGACCCACGAAATCATGGGTcccaaaaagaaacatttggact ATCTGATCCACTGCACCAACGAGATGAATGTGAACATTCCTCAGCTGGCGGACTCACTGTTTGAGCggaccaccaacaccagctgGGTGGTGGTCTTCAAGTCCCTCATCACCACACAACACCTCATGGTCTATGGCAATGAG CGTTTTGTCCAGTACTTGGCTTCAAGGAATACATTGTTCAACCTCAGTAATTTTTTGGATAAAAGTGGGCTACAAG GGTATGACATGTCCACATTTATCCGGAGGTATAGTCGCTACCTCAACGAGAAGGCAGTCTCCTATCGACAGGTGGCCTTTGACTTCACCAAAGTAAAGCGAGG GGTGGATGgagtgatgaggatgatgaacaCAGAAAAGCTGCTCAAGACCATCCCTATCATCCAGAACCAGATGGATGCCCTACTGGACTTCAAC GTCAATGCCAATGAGCTCACTAATGGAGTCATCAATGCTGCGTTCATGCTCCTGTTCAAAGACTCAATCCGGCTCTTCGCTGCGTACAACGAAGGGATTATCAACCTGCTTG AAAAATACTTTGACATGAAGAAGACCCAGTGTAAAGAAGGCTTGGACATCTACAAGAAGTTTCTCACCAGAATGACCCGGATATCAGAGTTCCTCAAAGTAGCGGAG CAGGTGGGAATTGATCGAGGGGACATTCCGGATCTTTCTCAG GCTCCCAGCAGTCTCCTGGAAGCCCTGGAGCAGCACTTGGCCTCCTTAGAGGGCAAGAAGGTCAAAGACTCCACCGCTGCCAGCAG GGCGAGCACCCTGTCCAACGCGGTGTCGTCTCTAGCGAGCACGGGGATGTCGTTCACTAAGGTAGACGAGCGGGAGAAGCAAGCGGCTCTGGAGGAAGAGCAGGCTCGGCTCAAAGCGCTTAAG GAACAGAGGCTGAAGGAGCTGTCTAAGAGGCCCTCTTTCGCCACGACCGACACGTCGCCCGTCTCCACCACAGGGGGCACCATCAGCACAGCCCCGGCCATCGACCTCTTCTCCACCCCCAGCTGCTCCAACGG TGCTCTGAAGATGGAGAGCGACCTGTTCGACCTGCAGTCCACCTTCCAGCCCTCCATGCAGTCTGGCTCTGCGGGCCTCCCAGTAGCGACTGCCTGGGCAG ATCCTTTCACCTCTGCCGAAGCTGGGGACGACTCCATGCCAAACCTTAACCCTTTCCTCTCAAAAATCGTTGTCGATGCCGCGCACATACCTGTCGTGTCTTCGGACGGTGTTAGCTTTCCCTCTAGGACGTCCGCCCATGAAATGTTTGGCG GGTACTCCACGCCACAGCCTGCCTCCCAGCAGCCCACCCCGTCCGGGGGCCTGCAGGTCGACTTTGAGTCGGTGTTTGGAGCCAAAGCGGCCGGCGGCAACGTCCTGGTTTCTGACG ATATCTCCGGGAGCATCCTGAAGCCAACTCTTGCGGGGTCCAGCCAGGGTCTGTGTTCCATGACGAACCAAGACCGGCTGGTGTCAGACGACCTTGACTCCTCCCTGGCTAACCTCGTGGGCA ACCTCGGCATCGGAAATGGAACCTCGAAAAA TGACATCCACTGGAGTCAGCCGGGGGAGAAGAGGCTGACGGGAGGCACCAACTGGCAGCCCAAGGCTGCGCCCTCCACGACCTGGAACCCCGTCTCCATG CCCACGTCTGTCATGGCCTACCCCGCCACGACGCCAACGAACATGATGGGATACGGCATG CCCCCACCCATGGGCTCCATGGGGATGATGACCCAATCCACCATGATGTACAGCCAGCCCATCATGCGGCCCCCTAACCCATTCGGCTCTGTGTCCAGCGCGCAG CCTTCTGCGGCCTCTAGTCCCTCCAGCCAGAGTCCTCTCCGCGCTCCGGGACAGGACCCATTTGCACAGCTCTCTCTCAAGGATTTCTTGTAG
- the picalmb gene encoding phosphatidylinositol binding clathrin assembly protein b isoform X3 codes for MSGQSITDRITAAQHSVTGSAVSKTVCKATTHEIMGPKKKHLDYLIHCTNEMNVNIPQLADSLFERTTNTSWVVVFKSLITTQHLMVYGNERFVQYLASRNTLFNLSNFLDKSGLQGYDMSTFIRRYSRYLNEKAVSYRQVAFDFTKVKRGVDGVMRMMNTEKLLKTIPIIQNQMDALLDFNVNANELTNGVINAAFMLLFKDSIRLFAAYNEGIINLLEKYFDMKKTQCKEGLDIYKKFLTRMTRISEFLKVAEQVGIDRGDIPDLSQFTVCAPSSLLEALEQHLASLEGKKVKDSTAASRASTLSNAVSSLASTGMSFTKVDEREKQAALEEEQARLKALKEQRLKELSKRPSFATTDTSPVSTTGGTISTAPAIDLFSTPSCSNGALKMESDLFDLQSTFQPSMQSGSAGLPVATAWADPFTSAEAGDDSMPNLNPFLSKIVVDAAHIPVVSSDGVSFPSRTSAHEMFGDRYNPFIDTNSSVSTNYKRTVRIEHSMSDSFCGPAPGPQHHHQPPYPTESSAVAGLFRGYSTPQPASQQPTPSGGLQVDFESVFGAKAAGGNVLVSDDISGSILKPTLAGSSQGLCSMTNQDRLVSDDLDSSLANLVGNLGIGNGTSKNDIHWSQPGEKRLTGGTNWQPKAAPSTTWNPVSMPTSVMAYPATTPTNMMGYGMPPPMGSMGMMTQSTMMYSQPIMRPPNPFGSVSSAQPSAASSPSSQSPLRAPGQDPFAQLSLKDFL; via the exons ATGTCGGGGCAGAGCATTACGGACCGGATCACCGCAGCCCAGCACAGTGTAACGGGCTCGGCTGTGTCCAAAACAGTATGCAAGGCCACGACCCACGAAATCATGGGTcccaaaaagaaacatttggact ATCTGATCCACTGCACCAACGAGATGAATGTGAACATTCCTCAGCTGGCGGACTCACTGTTTGAGCggaccaccaacaccagctgGGTGGTGGTCTTCAAGTCCCTCATCACCACACAACACCTCATGGTCTATGGCAATGAG CGTTTTGTCCAGTACTTGGCTTCAAGGAATACATTGTTCAACCTCAGTAATTTTTTGGATAAAAGTGGGCTACAAG GGTATGACATGTCCACATTTATCCGGAGGTATAGTCGCTACCTCAACGAGAAGGCAGTCTCCTATCGACAGGTGGCCTTTGACTTCACCAAAGTAAAGCGAGG GGTGGATGgagtgatgaggatgatgaacaCAGAAAAGCTGCTCAAGACCATCCCTATCATCCAGAACCAGATGGATGCCCTACTGGACTTCAAC GTCAATGCCAATGAGCTCACTAATGGAGTCATCAATGCTGCGTTCATGCTCCTGTTCAAAGACTCAATCCGGCTCTTCGCTGCGTACAACGAAGGGATTATCAACCTGCTTG AAAAATACTTTGACATGAAGAAGACCCAGTGTAAAGAAGGCTTGGACATCTACAAGAAGTTTCTCACCAGAATGACCCGGATATCAGAGTTCCTCAAAGTAGCGGAG CAGGTGGGAATTGATCGAGGGGACATTCCGGATCTTTCTCAG TTCACAGTTTGT GCTCCCAGCAGTCTCCTGGAAGCCCTGGAGCAGCACTTGGCCTCCTTAGAGGGCAAGAAGGTCAAAGACTCCACCGCTGCCAGCAG GGCGAGCACCCTGTCCAACGCGGTGTCGTCTCTAGCGAGCACGGGGATGTCGTTCACTAAGGTAGACGAGCGGGAGAAGCAAGCGGCTCTGGAGGAAGAGCAGGCTCGGCTCAAAGCGCTTAAG GAACAGAGGCTGAAGGAGCTGTCTAAGAGGCCCTCTTTCGCCACGACCGACACGTCGCCCGTCTCCACCACAGGGGGCACCATCAGCACAGCCCCGGCCATCGACCTCTTCTCCACCCCCAGCTGCTCCAACGG TGCTCTGAAGATGGAGAGCGACCTGTTCGACCTGCAGTCCACCTTCCAGCCCTCCATGCAGTCTGGCTCTGCGGGCCTCCCAGTAGCGACTGCCTGGGCAG ATCCTTTCACCTCTGCCGAAGCTGGGGACGACTCCATGCCAAACCTTAACCCTTTCCTCTCAAAAATCGTTGTCGATGCCGCGCACATACCTGTCGTGTCTTCGGACGGTGTTAGCTTTCCCTCTAGGACGTCCGCCCATGAAATGTTTGGCG ATCGTTACAATCCCTTTATTGACACAAACTCGTCCGTTTCAACCAATTACAAACGTACAGTGCGGATAGAACACTCCATGTCAG ACTCCTTCTGTGGTCCAGCGCCAGgtccccagcaccaccaccagcctcccTACCCCACCGAGTCCTCTGCCGTAGCAGGTCTATTCAGAG GGTACTCCACGCCACAGCCTGCCTCCCAGCAGCCCACCCCGTCCGGGGGCCTGCAGGTCGACTTTGAGTCGGTGTTTGGAGCCAAAGCGGCCGGCGGCAACGTCCTGGTTTCTGACG ATATCTCCGGGAGCATCCTGAAGCCAACTCTTGCGGGGTCCAGCCAGGGTCTGTGTTCCATGACGAACCAAGACCGGCTGGTGTCAGACGACCTTGACTCCTCCCTGGCTAACCTCGTGGGCA ACCTCGGCATCGGAAATGGAACCTCGAAAAA TGACATCCACTGGAGTCAGCCGGGGGAGAAGAGGCTGACGGGAGGCACCAACTGGCAGCCCAAGGCTGCGCCCTCCACGACCTGGAACCCCGTCTCCATG CCCACGTCTGTCATGGCCTACCCCGCCACGACGCCAACGAACATGATGGGATACGGCATG CCCCCACCCATGGGCTCCATGGGGATGATGACCCAATCCACCATGATGTACAGCCAGCCCATCATGCGGCCCCCTAACCCATTCGGCTCTGTGTCCAGCGCGCAG CCTTCTGCGGCCTCTAGTCCCTCCAGCCAGAGTCCTCTCCGCGCTCCGGGACAGGACCCATTTGCACAGCTCTCTCTCAAGGATTTCTTGTAG
- the picalmb gene encoding phosphatidylinositol binding clathrin assembly protein b isoform X10 — MSGQSITDRITAAQHSVTGSAVSKTVCKATTHEIMGPKKKHLDYLIHCTNEMNVNIPQLADSLFERTTNTSWVVVFKSLITTQHLMVYGNERFVQYLASRNTLFNLSNFLDKSGLQGYDMSTFIRRYSRYLNEKAVSYRQVAFDFTKVKRGVDGVMRMMNTEKLLKTIPIIQNQMDALLDFNVSSVNANELTNGVINAAFMLLFKDSIRLFAAYNEGIINLLEKYFDMKKTQCKEGLDIYKKFLTRMTRISEFLKVAEQVGIDRGDIPDLSQFTVCAPSSLLEALEQHLASLEGKKVKDSTAASRASTLSNAVSSLASTGMSFTKVDEREKQAALEEEQARLKALKEQRLKELSKRPSFATTDTSPVSTTGGTISTAPAIDLFSTPSCSNGALKMESDLFDLQSTFQPSMQSGSAGLPVATAWADPFTSAEAGDDSMPNLNPFLSKIVVDAAHIPVVSSDGVSFPSRTSAHEMFGGYSTPQPASQQPTPSGGLQVDFESVFGAKAAGGNVLVSDDISGSILKPTLAGSSQGLCSMTNQDRLVSDDLDSSLANLVGNLGIGNGTSKNDIHWSQPGEKRLTGGTNWQPKAAPSTTWNPVSMPTSVMAYPATTPTNMMGYGMPPPMGSMGMMTQSTMMYSQPIMRPPNPFGSVSSAQPSAASSPSSQSPLRAPGQDPFAQLSLKDFL; from the exons ATGTCGGGGCAGAGCATTACGGACCGGATCACCGCAGCCCAGCACAGTGTAACGGGCTCGGCTGTGTCCAAAACAGTATGCAAGGCCACGACCCACGAAATCATGGGTcccaaaaagaaacatttggact ATCTGATCCACTGCACCAACGAGATGAATGTGAACATTCCTCAGCTGGCGGACTCACTGTTTGAGCggaccaccaacaccagctgGGTGGTGGTCTTCAAGTCCCTCATCACCACACAACACCTCATGGTCTATGGCAATGAG CGTTTTGTCCAGTACTTGGCTTCAAGGAATACATTGTTCAACCTCAGTAATTTTTTGGATAAAAGTGGGCTACAAG GGTATGACATGTCCACATTTATCCGGAGGTATAGTCGCTACCTCAACGAGAAGGCAGTCTCCTATCGACAGGTGGCCTTTGACTTCACCAAAGTAAAGCGAGG GGTGGATGgagtgatgaggatgatgaacaCAGAAAAGCTGCTCAAGACCATCCCTATCATCCAGAACCAGATGGATGCCCTACTGGACTTCAACGTGAGTAGT GTCAATGCCAATGAGCTCACTAATGGAGTCATCAATGCTGCGTTCATGCTCCTGTTCAAAGACTCAATCCGGCTCTTCGCTGCGTACAACGAAGGGATTATCAACCTGCTTG AAAAATACTTTGACATGAAGAAGACCCAGTGTAAAGAAGGCTTGGACATCTACAAGAAGTTTCTCACCAGAATGACCCGGATATCAGAGTTCCTCAAAGTAGCGGAG CAGGTGGGAATTGATCGAGGGGACATTCCGGATCTTTCTCAG TTCACAGTTTGT GCTCCCAGCAGTCTCCTGGAAGCCCTGGAGCAGCACTTGGCCTCCTTAGAGGGCAAGAAGGTCAAAGACTCCACCGCTGCCAGCAG GGCGAGCACCCTGTCCAACGCGGTGTCGTCTCTAGCGAGCACGGGGATGTCGTTCACTAAGGTAGACGAGCGGGAGAAGCAAGCGGCTCTGGAGGAAGAGCAGGCTCGGCTCAAAGCGCTTAAG GAACAGAGGCTGAAGGAGCTGTCTAAGAGGCCCTCTTTCGCCACGACCGACACGTCGCCCGTCTCCACCACAGGGGGCACCATCAGCACAGCCCCGGCCATCGACCTCTTCTCCACCCCCAGCTGCTCCAACGG TGCTCTGAAGATGGAGAGCGACCTGTTCGACCTGCAGTCCACCTTCCAGCCCTCCATGCAGTCTGGCTCTGCGGGCCTCCCAGTAGCGACTGCCTGGGCAG ATCCTTTCACCTCTGCCGAAGCTGGGGACGACTCCATGCCAAACCTTAACCCTTTCCTCTCAAAAATCGTTGTCGATGCCGCGCACATACCTGTCGTGTCTTCGGACGGTGTTAGCTTTCCCTCTAGGACGTCCGCCCATGAAATGTTTGGCG GGTACTCCACGCCACAGCCTGCCTCCCAGCAGCCCACCCCGTCCGGGGGCCTGCAGGTCGACTTTGAGTCGGTGTTTGGAGCCAAAGCGGCCGGCGGCAACGTCCTGGTTTCTGACG ATATCTCCGGGAGCATCCTGAAGCCAACTCTTGCGGGGTCCAGCCAGGGTCTGTGTTCCATGACGAACCAAGACCGGCTGGTGTCAGACGACCTTGACTCCTCCCTGGCTAACCTCGTGGGCA ACCTCGGCATCGGAAATGGAACCTCGAAAAA TGACATCCACTGGAGTCAGCCGGGGGAGAAGAGGCTGACGGGAGGCACCAACTGGCAGCCCAAGGCTGCGCCCTCCACGACCTGGAACCCCGTCTCCATG CCCACGTCTGTCATGGCCTACCCCGCCACGACGCCAACGAACATGATGGGATACGGCATG CCCCCACCCATGGGCTCCATGGGGATGATGACCCAATCCACCATGATGTACAGCCAGCCCATCATGCGGCCCCCTAACCCATTCGGCTCTGTGTCCAGCGCGCAG CCTTCTGCGGCCTCTAGTCCCTCCAGCCAGAGTCCTCTCCGCGCTCCGGGACAGGACCCATTTGCACAGCTCTCTCTCAAGGATTTCTTGTAG